A genomic stretch from Deinococcus radiotolerans includes:
- a CDS encoding DHCW motif cupin fold protein, which yields MHLTDIPFGVTTWADVPATEHPGERGVAVWRTRQFGAVRVRMVEYSPGYLADHWCEKGHILLVLAGQLDTELADGRTFTLRPGESYQVADHAEPHRSSTAVGATLFIVD from the coding sequence ATGCACCTGACCGACATTCCCTTCGGGGTGACCACCTGGGCCGACGTGCCCGCCACCGAACACCCCGGCGAGCGCGGCGTGGCCGTGTGGCGCACCCGGCAGTTCGGCGCGGTCCGCGTGCGGATGGTCGAGTACTCGCCCGGGTATCTGGCCGACCACTGGTGCGAGAAGGGCCACATCCTGCTCGTGCTGGCCGGGCAACTGGACACCGAACTGGCCGACGGGCGCACCTTCACGCTGCGGCCCGGCGAGTCGTATCAGGTGGCCGACCACGCCGAACCGCACAGGTCGAGTACCGCCGTGGGGGCCACGCTGTTCATCGTCGACTAG
- the ileS gene encoding isoleucine--tRNA ligase has protein sequence MTDKKTLFTPVQGNPNFPALEQGILDFWKRERVFERSLEQTQGGPVFTFFEGPPTANGQPGVHHVQARSFKDLFPRFRTMQGFHVPRKAGWDTHGLPVELGVEKKLGLNSKREVEAYGIDRFNAECRASVFEYEAEWRRFTERMGYWVDLDDAYMTLHKDYIESIWWSVKNLSEKGLLYKGFRVAPYCPKDGTTLSNAEVSEGYKDIQDPSVYVPFRLTDPARLGLEDGAAFLVWTTTPWTLPYNVGVAIHPEFEYVAARDKDGHVLILAASLKTEVLGEDAEVVRTFKGSELERVAYQPLFTEAYEAEGEGKPVWMSGLDTYVSDSDGTGIVHTAPAFGEDDMRLARNYSFPVIVGVDGEGKHRFGPWKGVFFRDANTEIVRDLRARGLMWREKNFLHAYPHCWRCGTPLMYYATESWYLNNTRLKERLIELNQTIDWHPPHIRNGRYGGWLENLIDWNLSRNRYWGTPLPVWEAEDGEYRVVGSYAELAELSGRPELTGPDFDPHRPFVDDITFEDGGKTFRRVPYVMDVWYDSGSMPFAQHHYPFENKEKFEQGGFPADFIAEAIDQTRGWFNSLHQIGTMVFDSVAYKSVICSGHILDEKGAKMSKSKGNIVNPWEVFEQYGADAARWYMYVSAPPELSRRFGMNLVGEAFRSYFLTLWNTYSFFVLYANLDQPDLKAAAPAAERPEVDRWLLAKVQALIATVTAALENYDPTGASRALQDFVVEDLSNWYVRRNRRRFWAGDDGADHNAYATLHYALVTVTQLTAPFTPFLAETLYGNLVRSLVPDAPDSVHLTPWPKVDEALAAPTLVGEMDAVLRVVSLGRAVRGKTSLRQRQPLPKVMVRARTADQTQALGRFAEQLKEELNVKEVELIDQFTELVSYQLRPNLPVLGKKFGKAVPQVRAALAAADASEVARLVRDGKQFEVMAPTGERFELGPDEVLVDAKSPEGFAAQEEAGYLVAFDTTLTRELELEGLARDLVRGVQDARKKAGFEVQDRIALHLDLSGDAREAAEAWQEYLMSETLAETLVFAPADGFEAELEGGKAYLQKLDTASHN, from the coding sequence ATGACCGACAAGAAGACCCTCTTCACGCCCGTGCAGGGCAACCCGAACTTCCCCGCGCTGGAACAGGGCATCCTCGACTTCTGGAAGCGCGAACGCGTGTTCGAACGCTCGCTGGAACAGACCCAGGGCGGCCCCGTCTTCACGTTCTTCGAGGGCCCGCCCACCGCGAACGGCCAGCCCGGCGTGCACCACGTCCAGGCCCGCTCCTTCAAGGACCTCTTCCCGCGCTTCCGGACCATGCAGGGCTTCCACGTGCCCCGCAAGGCCGGCTGGGACACGCACGGCCTGCCGGTCGAGCTGGGCGTCGAGAAGAAACTCGGCCTGAACAGCAAACGCGAGGTCGAGGCGTACGGCATCGACCGGTTCAACGCCGAGTGCCGCGCCAGCGTGTTCGAGTACGAGGCCGAGTGGCGCAGGTTCACCGAGCGCATGGGCTACTGGGTGGACCTAGACGACGCGTACATGACGCTGCACAAGGACTACATCGAGAGCATCTGGTGGAGCGTCAAGAACCTCAGCGAGAAGGGCCTGCTGTACAAGGGCTTCCGCGTGGCGCCGTACTGCCCGAAGGACGGCACGACCCTGAGCAACGCCGAGGTCAGCGAGGGCTACAAGGACATCCAGGACCCCAGCGTGTACGTGCCGTTCCGCCTGACCGACCCGGCCCGCCTGGGCCTGGAGGACGGCGCGGCGTTCCTGGTGTGGACGACCACCCCCTGGACGCTGCCGTACAACGTGGGCGTCGCCATCCACCCGGAGTTCGAGTACGTGGCCGCGCGCGACAAGGACGGCCACGTGCTGATCCTGGCCGCCAGCCTGAAGACCGAGGTGCTGGGCGAGGACGCCGAGGTCGTCAGGACGTTCAAGGGCAGCGAACTGGAGCGCGTGGCGTACCAACCCCTCTTCACCGAAGCGTATGAGGCCGAGGGTGAGGGCAAGCCCGTGTGGATGTCGGGTCTGGACACTTACGTGTCCGACAGTGACGGGACCGGCATCGTGCACACCGCGCCCGCGTTCGGTGAGGACGACATGCGTCTGGCCCGCAACTACAGCTTCCCGGTGATCGTGGGCGTGGACGGCGAGGGCAAGCACCGCTTCGGCCCGTGGAAGGGCGTGTTCTTCCGCGACGCGAACACCGAGATCGTCCGGGACCTGCGCGCGCGCGGCTTGATGTGGCGCGAGAAGAACTTCCTGCACGCCTACCCGCACTGCTGGCGCTGCGGCACCCCGCTGATGTACTACGCCACCGAGAGCTGGTACCTGAACAACACCCGCCTCAAGGAGCGCCTGATCGAACTGAACCAGACGATCGACTGGCACCCGCCGCACATCAGGAACGGCCGCTACGGCGGGTGGCTGGAGAACCTGATCGACTGGAACCTCTCGCGCAACCGCTACTGGGGGACGCCGCTGCCCGTGTGGGAGGCCGAGGACGGCGAGTACCGCGTGGTCGGCAGTTACGCTGAACTGGCCGAACTGAGCGGCCGCCCCGAATTGACGGGCCCGGACTTCGACCCGCACCGCCCGTTTGTGGACGACATCACCTTCGAGGACGGCGGGAAGACCTTCCGGCGCGTGCCGTACGTGATGGACGTCTGGTACGACAGCGGCAGCATGCCGTTCGCGCAGCACCACTACCCCTTCGAGAACAAGGAGAAGTTCGAGCAGGGCGGCTTCCCGGCCGACTTCATCGCGGAGGCCATCGACCAGACGCGCGGCTGGTTCAACTCGCTGCACCAGATCGGCACGATGGTGTTCGATTCCGTGGCGTACAAGAGCGTCATCTGCTCGGGGCACATCCTGGACGAGAAGGGCGCGAAGATGAGTAAGAGCAAGGGGAACATCGTGAACCCCTGGGAGGTGTTCGAGCAGTACGGCGCGGACGCCGCCCGCTGGTACATGTACGTGAGCGCGCCGCCCGAACTGAGCCGCCGCTTCGGCATGAACCTCGTCGGCGAGGCGTTCCGCAGCTACTTCCTGACGCTGTGGAACACCTACTCGTTCTTCGTGCTGTACGCGAACCTCGACCAGCCGGACCTGAAGGCCGCCGCGCCCGCCGCAGAGCGCCCCGAGGTGGACCGCTGGCTGCTTGCCAAGGTGCAGGCCCTGATCGCCACGGTCACGGCCGCGCTGGAGAACTACGACCCGACCGGGGCCAGCCGCGCCCTGCAGGACTTCGTCGTGGAGGACCTGAGCAACTGGTACGTGCGCCGCAACCGCCGCCGCTTCTGGGCCGGGGACGACGGCGCCGACCACAACGCGTACGCCACGCTGCACTACGCGCTGGTGACCGTCACGCAGCTCACCGCGCCGTTCACGCCGTTCCTCGCCGAGACGCTGTACGGGAACCTCGTCCGCTCGCTGGTCCCGGACGCGCCCGACAGCGTGCACCTCACCCCCTGGCCCAAGGTGGACGAGGCGCTGGCCGCCCCGACCCTGGTGGGCGAAATGGACGCCGTGCTGCGCGTCGTCAGCCTGGGCCGCGCAGTCCGCGGCAAGACCAGTCTGCGTCAGCGTCAGCCCCTGCCTAAGGTCATGGTCCGCGCCCGCACCGCCGACCAGACCCAGGCGCTGGGCCGCTTCGCCGAGCAGCTCAAGGAGGAACTGAACGTCAAGGAGGTCGAACTGATCGACCAGTTCACCGAACTCGTCAGCTACCAGCTGCGCCCCAACCTCCCGGTGCTGGGCAAGAAGTTCGGGAAGGCCGTACCGCAGGTCCGCGCCGCGCTGGCTGCCGCGGACGCCAGCGAGGTCGCCCGCCTCGTGCGCGACGGCAAGCAATTCGAGGTCATGGCGCCCACCGGCGAACGCTTCGAGCTCGGGCCGGACGAGGTCCTCGTGGATGCCAAGTCCCCCGAAGGCTTCGCCGCGCAGGAGGAAGCCGGGTACCTCGTCGCCTTCGACACCACCCTCACCCGCGAACTGGAACTCGAGGGTCTCGCCCGCGACCTCGTGCGCGGCGTTCAGGACGCCCGCAAGAAGGCCGGCTTCGAGGTGCAGGACCGCATCGCCCTGCACCTGGATCTGAGCGGTGACGCCCGCGAGGCCGCCGAGGCGTGGCAGGAATACCTGATGAGCGAGACCCTCGCCGAGACGCTGGTGTTCGCCCCCGCCGACGGCTTCGAAGCCGAACTCGAGGGCGGAAAGGCGTACCTGCAGAAACTGGACACCGCCAGCCACAACTGA
- a CDS encoding shikimate dehydrogenase — protein MHPDSPLALIGYPAPAARALRDLGLIAVNVPTDDLRAVLDASRTLHFTGALVHPSQETHALGAVTPDAVARRVGRVDAIALSGEFHGTFALSDALTDALDASGYASRGASALILGVDAHDLALALPLARLGFTEIGIAAESTPEAERAARDLPAGRRAYPLSRRDPSVTDFAARADLIILTAGPLPSGLAQPYHTVIDLTGRASVTGSGASTLDLRDLPLRRLARQLEHATGQRFHPQELEGALQALV, from the coding sequence ATGCACCCCGACTCGCCCCTGGCCCTGATCGGCTACCCCGCCCCGGCCGCCCGCGCCCTGCGCGACCTCGGCCTGATCGCCGTGAACGTCCCCACAGACGACCTGCGCGCCGTGCTGGACGCCAGCCGCACCCTGCACTTCACCGGCGCGCTCGTCCACCCCAGCCAGGAGACGCACGCGCTCGGCGCCGTCACGCCCGACGCTGTCGCCCGCCGCGTGGGCCGCGTGGACGCCATCGCCCTGAGCGGCGAATTCCACGGCACCTTCGCCCTGAGCGACGCGCTGACCGACGCGCTGGACGCCAGCGGGTACGCCTCGCGCGGCGCGAGCGCCCTGATCCTCGGCGTGGACGCCCACGACCTCGCCCTGGCCCTCCCCCTCGCCCGGCTGGGCTTCACCGAGATCGGCATCGCCGCCGAGAGCACCCCCGAAGCGGAACGCGCCGCCCGCGACCTCCCCGCCGGCCGCCGCGCCTACCCCCTGAGCCGCCGCGACCCCAGCGTCACCGACTTCGCCGCCCGCGCCGACCTGATCATCCTCACCGCCGGACCGCTCCCCAGCGGCCTCGCGCAGCCGTACCACACCGTCATCGACCTGACTGGCCGCGCCAGCGTCACCGGCAGCGGCGCCAGCACCCTCGACCTGCGCGACCTCCCCCTGCGCCGCCTCGCCCGGCAGCTGGAACACGCCACCGGGCAGCGCTTCCACCCACAGGAACTCGAAGGAGCCCTGCAGGCCCTCGTGTAA
- the argJ gene encoding bifunctional glutamate N-acetyltransferase/amino-acid acetyltransferase ArgJ, whose amino-acid sequence MSLTFPTGFTAAAMAAGIKPSGKTDLSGVTSSTDCTWAFAGTRSTTAAACVTRNRDLYAQGAPIRALLVNAGNANAATGTRGAGDNADMADAFGSVLNVQPDAVLTASTGIIGHLLPMDKVLSGIEHLPDELGSGADAFASAIMTTDTRSKTAQATLSSGARIVGTAKGSGMIHPDMATMFAFAFTDAQIDQTALREAFPAIVNRTFNAVTVDGDTSTNDMAVVLCNGQAGPTNLAEFLVALEGVMRDLARQIAADGEGATKLLTVQVSGARSEAEALAAARTCCVSPLLKSAVHGNDPNWGRVIMAVGRSGAGVNIEKLRVTVQGHPVFQGKPLPYDDAQVSASMKAEEVVFTIDLGVGDARGEAWGCDLSAEYVSINADYTT is encoded by the coding sequence ATGAGCCTCACCTTCCCCACCGGCTTCACCGCCGCCGCCATGGCCGCCGGGATCAAACCCAGCGGCAAGACCGACCTGAGCGGCGTCACCAGCAGCACTGACTGCACTTGGGCATTCGCGGGCACGCGCAGCACCACCGCCGCCGCGTGCGTCACCCGCAACCGCGACCTGTACGCGCAGGGCGCCCCCATCCGCGCGCTGCTCGTGAACGCCGGGAACGCCAACGCCGCCACCGGCACCCGCGGCGCGGGCGACAACGCCGACATGGCTGACGCGTTCGGCAGCGTCCTGAACGTGCAGCCCGACGCGGTCCTGACCGCCAGCACCGGCATCATCGGGCACCTGCTCCCCATGGACAAGGTGCTCAGCGGCATCGAGCACCTGCCCGACGAACTCGGCAGCGGCGCGGACGCCTTCGCCAGCGCCATCATGACCACCGACACCCGCTCCAAGACCGCACAAGCGACCTTAAGCAGCGGCGCGCGCATCGTCGGGACCGCCAAAGGCAGCGGCATGATCCACCCCGACATGGCCACCATGTTCGCCTTCGCCTTCACCGACGCCCAGATCGACCAGACGGCGCTGCGCGAGGCGTTCCCCGCCATCGTGAACCGGACCTTCAACGCCGTCACCGTCGACGGCGACACGAGCACCAACGACATGGCCGTCGTCCTGTGCAACGGACAGGCCGGACCCACCAACCTCGCTGAATTCCTGGTCGCGCTCGAAGGCGTCATGCGCGACCTTGCCCGGCAGATCGCCGCTGACGGCGAGGGCGCCACCAAACTCCTGACGGTGCAGGTCAGCGGCGCCCGCAGCGAGGCCGAAGCCCTGGCCGCCGCCCGCACCTGTTGCGTCAGCCCCCTGCTCAAGAGCGCCGTGCACGGCAACGACCCCAACTGGGGCCGCGTGATCATGGCGGTCGGCCGCAGCGGCGCGGGCGTGAACATCGAGAAACTCCGCGTCACCGTGCAGGGCCACCCGGTCTTCCAGGGCAAACCCCTCCCGTACGACGACGCGCAGGTCAGCGCCAGCATGAAAGCTGAGGAGGTCGTCTTCACCATCGACCTCGGCGTCGGCGACGCGCGCGGCGAGGCCTGGGGCTGCGACCTCAGCGCCGAATACGTCAGCATCAACGCCGACTACACGACCTGA
- a CDS encoding isoprenylcysteine carboxyl methyltransferase family protein has product MKARRAAGWLFAFLVVQRLLELRVARSNERWAREHGAQEYGQSHYPLFFVLHPTWMLLTLLEGRASRGRVNPWALALFALAQPLRYWVIRTLGRYWNTRILIVPGGQRVTGGPFRFMSHPNYAVVALEIATAPLAVGAWRTALAYTLLNAALLLGIRIPAEERALAEYRRSQAS; this is encoded by the coding sequence ATGAAAGCCCGCCGCGCCGCTGGGTGGCTGTTCGCGTTCCTGGTCGTGCAGCGCCTGCTGGAACTGCGGGTCGCCCGCTCGAACGAACGCTGGGCGCGCGAGCACGGCGCGCAGGAGTACGGCCAGTCGCACTACCCGCTGTTCTTCGTGCTGCACCCCACCTGGATGCTCCTGACTCTGCTGGAGGGGCGCGCCAGCCGGGGCCGCGTGAATCCCTGGGCACTGGCGCTGTTCGCTCTGGCGCAGCCGCTGCGCTACTGGGTGATTCGCACGCTGGGCCGCTACTGGAACACCCGCATCCTGATCGTGCCCGGCGGGCAGCGCGTCACCGGGGGCCCCTTCCGGTTCATGAGTCACCCGAACTACGCGGTGGTGGCGCTGGAGATCGCCACGGCGCCCCTGGCGGTGGGTGCGTGGCGGACCGCACTCGCCTACACGCTGCTCAATGCTGCACTCTTACTGGGCATCCGGATTCCCGCTGAGGAACGGGCCCTGGCCGAGTACCGCCGCTCACAGGCCAGCTGA
- the rho gene encoding transcription termination factor Rho — MTDAQQSLPFHELQQKILPELHLIAAGYGIENYRKLKKDALALAIMEHQAASEGQLLARGFLEISPDGYGFLQADLLDPNSRTVLISAGVIKQYHLRTGDEIIGRARRPRENERFGSLVQVEAVNGVDPETARRRPRFDDLTPTFPDAQLVLEDPSMDDGLSLRVVDLLVPIGRGQRALIVAPPKAGKTSLLKKVANSIVKNYPDVTVMVLLVDERPEEVTDFRESVQGAQVIASTFDEPPQHHVRVAEFVHERARRIVEEGGHVVILLDSITRLARANNLVTPPTGRTLSGGLDSNALHWPKRFLGAARNIREGGSLTILATALVETGSRMDDVIFEEFKGTGNAELVLSRRLEERRIFPALDILKSGTRREELLLQPEVLKKMWLLRKVISDMDPADAMEMLLSRMGKTRNNVEFLAALAGG, encoded by the coding sequence GTGACTGACGCCCAGCAGAGCCTCCCGTTCCACGAACTGCAACAGAAGATCCTGCCCGAGCTGCACCTGATTGCCGCCGGGTACGGCATCGAGAACTACCGCAAGCTGAAGAAGGATGCCCTGGCCCTGGCGATCATGGAGCATCAGGCGGCCAGCGAGGGCCAGCTGCTCGCGCGCGGCTTCCTGGAGATCAGCCCCGACGGGTACGGTTTCCTGCAGGCGGACCTGCTTGATCCGAACAGCCGCACGGTGCTGATCAGCGCTGGCGTCATCAAGCAGTACCACCTGCGCACCGGGGACGAGATCATCGGCCGCGCGCGCCGCCCCCGCGAGAACGAACGCTTCGGGTCGCTCGTGCAGGTGGAGGCCGTGAACGGCGTGGACCCGGAAACGGCCCGCCGCCGCCCGCGCTTCGACGACCTGACGCCTACCTTCCCGGACGCTCAGCTGGTGCTTGAGGACCCGAGCATGGACGACGGCCTGAGCCTGCGCGTCGTGGACCTGCTGGTGCCCATCGGGCGCGGGCAGCGCGCGCTGATCGTCGCGCCGCCCAAGGCCGGGAAGACCAGCCTGCTGAAGAAGGTCGCGAACTCCATCGTCAAGAACTACCCGGACGTGACCGTCATGGTCCTGCTCGTTGACGAGCGCCCCGAGGAAGTTACGGACTTCCGTGAGAGCGTGCAGGGCGCGCAGGTCATCGCCAGCACCTTCGACGAGCCGCCCCAGCATCACGTGCGCGTGGCGGAGTTCGTGCACGAACGCGCCCGGCGCATCGTGGAAGAGGGGGGTCACGTGGTGATCCTGCTGGATTCCATCACGCGACTGGCCCGCGCGAACAACCTCGTCACGCCGCCCACCGGGCGCACCCTGTCCGGCGGTCTGGATTCCAACGCGCTGCACTGGCCCAAGCGCTTCCTGGGCGCGGCGCGCAACATCCGCGAGGGCGGCAGCCTGACCATCCTGGCCACCGCGCTCGTCGAGACCGGCAGCCGCATGGATGACGTGATCTTCGAGGAATTCAAGGGCACCGGCAACGCGGAACTCGTGCTGTCGCGCCGCCTTGAGGAACGCCGCATCTTCCCGGCGCTGGACATCCTGAAGTCCGGCACGCGCCGCGAGGAGCTGCTGCTGCAACCTGAAGTGCTGAAGAAGATGTGGCTGCTGCGCAAAGTCATCAGCGACATGGACCCGGCGGACGCGATGGAAATGCTGCTGTCCCGCATGGGAAAAACCCGGAACAACGTCGAATTCCTCGCGGCTCTGGCCGGCGGCTGA
- a CDS encoding GMC family oxidoreductase gives MTSRDAGQGRVDFIVVGAGSGGCVAARRLLDAGARVLLLEAGGPDSHPLIRAPGAFNKLFRTAIDWNLTTVPQPRAAGRSFYWPRGKVLGGSSAINATIWIRGSKRDFDSWGDGWTWEDVLPEFRALESYRGPASDTRGVDGPMPAGARGASHELSHAFVKAAAVGLGVPVVTSFNDGVLDGAGLLESNHQGGERFSAFRAFLKPVLGHPNLTVLTGAHVLELLWEGQRAAGVRLRWRGRTLDAPAGGVILTAGAVQTPQLLMLSGIGPRAELERHGIPVRAALEGVGGGLQDHLAVPVISRSRITSLDRVPQGEALARYLWSRSGPLSSNVAEASAFTHARPGLGAQDDPDIQFHFGPAYFRDHGFRTEPGNHFTVGPVLVDVHSRGRLTLASRDPLAAPVIDPGYLTDDRDVQSLVAGVRQAREIAATPPLSELRGAEVLPGEGHRSDAALRQHVARECATLYHPVGTAALGDGEAAVVSRELAVRDVRGLWVGDASVMPRIIHANTNATSMMIGARAAKFALAAAGVG, from the coding sequence ATGACAAGCCGGGACGCAGGGCAGGGGCGCGTGGATTTCATCGTGGTGGGAGCCGGTTCGGGCGGGTGCGTGGCGGCGCGGCGGCTGCTGGACGCGGGCGCGCGGGTGCTGCTGCTGGAAGCGGGCGGGCCGGACTCGCACCCCTTGATCCGCGCGCCGGGCGCGTTCAACAAGCTGTTCCGCACGGCGATCGACTGGAACCTGACGACGGTGCCGCAGCCGCGCGCGGCGGGGCGCTCGTTCTACTGGCCGCGCGGGAAGGTGCTGGGCGGCAGCAGCGCGATCAACGCGACCATCTGGATCCGCGGATCGAAACGGGATTTCGACAGCTGGGGCGACGGCTGGACCTGGGAGGACGTCCTCCCGGAGTTCCGCGCATTGGAGTCGTACCGGGGCCCAGCGTCGGACACGCGCGGCGTGGACGGCCCGATGCCCGCCGGGGCGCGCGGCGCGTCGCACGAACTGAGTCACGCGTTCGTGAAGGCGGCGGCGGTGGGGCTGGGCGTGCCGGTCGTGACCTCCTTCAATGATGGCGTGCTGGACGGCGCGGGTCTGCTGGAGAGCAACCACCAGGGGGGCGAGCGCTTCAGTGCGTTCCGGGCGTTCCTGAAGCCGGTGCTGGGTCACCCGAACCTGACGGTCCTGACGGGCGCGCACGTGCTGGAACTGCTGTGGGAGGGCCAGCGCGCGGCGGGCGTACGGCTGCGCTGGCGGGGCCGGACGCTGGATGCCCCGGCGGGCGGGGTGATCCTCACGGCGGGCGCGGTGCAGACGCCGCAGCTGCTGATGCTGTCGGGGATCGGGCCGCGCGCGGAGCTGGAGCGGCACGGCATCCCGGTGCGGGCCGCGCTGGAGGGCGTGGGTGGGGGGTTGCAGGATCATCTCGCGGTGCCGGTGATCAGCCGCTCGCGGATTACTAGCCTGGACCGGGTGCCGCAGGGCGAGGCGCTGGCGCGGTACCTATGGAGCCGCAGCGGCCCGCTGAGCAGCAACGTCGCGGAGGCCAGTGCGTTCACGCACGCCCGCCCCGGCCTGGGCGCGCAGGACGACCCGGACATCCAGTTCCATTTCGGTCCGGCGTACTTCCGGGATCACGGGTTCCGCACCGAGCCCGGGAACCACTTCACGGTGGGGCCGGTGCTCGTGGACGTGCACAGCCGGGGCCGCCTGACGCTGGCGTCGCGCGACCCGCTCGCCGCGCCGGTCATCGACCCGGGTTACCTGACGGACGACCGGGATGTACAGAGTCTCGTGGCGGGCGTGCGTCAGGCGCGTGAGATCGCCGCGACCCCTCCCCTGTCCGAGCTGCGCGGCGCGGAGGTCCTGCCGGGCGAGGGGCACCGCAGTGACGCGGCGCTGCGACAGCATGTGGCGCGCGAGTGCGCGACCCTGTATCACCCGGTCGGGACGGCGGCCCTGGGTGATGGTGAGGCCGCCGTGGTGAGCCGTGAGCTGGCGGTGCGGGACGTGCGGGGCCTGTGGGTGGGGGACGCGAGTGTCATGCCGCGCATCATCCACGCGAACACGAACGCAACGAGCATGATGATCGGCGCGCGGGCCGCCAAATTCGCTCTGGCCGCCGCTGGGGTGGGCTGA
- a CDS encoding tryptophan-rich sensory protein: MTGLPRQITLLLATILTLVMNYLSNALPLFGNSNKEVSDALPNAFTPAGLTFSVWGPIFLGLLVFAMYQALPAQRGPRYDRLFWPFLLSNLLNVSWLLAFQSLNFGPSVIIMLALLASLIWLYLTVRGLPPQGAERWTLALPISLYLGWISVATIANITAYLVSVGVTTGALGLSAPVWSAVLVVIAAAIGVFFLARFHDYAFALVLLWAFYGVYVARPDAATVVTGVAIAAVLVVLGALLSLRTRRTAL, encoded by the coding sequence ATGACCGGACTTCCCAGGCAGATCACGCTGCTGCTCGCCACGATCCTCACGCTCGTGATGAACTACCTCAGCAACGCCCTCCCGCTCTTCGGCAACTCCAACAAGGAGGTCAGCGACGCCCTCCCGAACGCCTTCACGCCCGCCGGACTCACGTTCTCCGTGTGGGGGCCCATCTTCCTGGGCCTGCTGGTCTTCGCCATGTACCAGGCGCTGCCCGCCCAGCGCGGCCCCCGGTATGACCGGCTGTTTTGGCCGTTCCTGCTGAGCAACCTGCTGAACGTCTCCTGGCTGCTGGCCTTCCAGAGCCTGAATTTCGGGCCCAGCGTGATTATCATGCTCGCGCTGCTCGCCAGTCTGATCTGGCTGTACCTCACGGTGCGTGGCCTGCCGCCCCAGGGCGCGGAACGCTGGACGCTCGCGCTGCCCATCTCGCTGTACCTGGGCTGGATCAGCGTCGCCACGATCGCTAACATCACCGCGTACCTCGTCAGCGTCGGCGTGACGACTGGCGCGCTGGGCCTCAGCGCCCCCGTCTGGTCCGCCGTCCTCGTCGTGATCGCCGCCGCCATCGGCGTGTTCTTCCTGGCCCGCTTCCACGACTACGCCTTCGCCCTCGTCCTCCTGTGGGCCTTCTACGGCGTGTACGTCGCCCGCCCGGACGCCGCGACCGTCGTCACCGGCGTCGCCATCGCCGCCGTGCTCGTCGTCCTGGGCGCCCTGCTCAGCCTGCGGACCCGCCGCACCGCCCTGTAA
- the meaB gene encoding methylmalonyl Co-A mutase-associated GTPase MeaB, whose amino-acid sequence MSAPFAPPPGPLLDRYRAGDLRALARAVTLAEAGLPAARPLLRAARERGARAVVLGVTGSPGSGKSTLTDALIAFLRARGQRVAVLAVDPSSPYSGGAILGDRIRMLRHHADEGVFVRSLASRGALGGLSERTLGVLALLEGAGFDWVILETVGVGQSEVDVAAACDHTLLVVTPAGGDGVQAFKAGIMEIADVIAVNKADLPGADRTVRELMAAQGLGAHDEHTWFAPIRRTIAAKGEGVEAVVAAVEAHRAHLGDDGLQRRREARAALEVRTLVQERLLRRARDLGRDLYARVARGDLDADDAADTLLRGNA is encoded by the coding sequence GTGAGCGCCCCCTTCGCGCCCCCACCGGGCCCGCTGCTGGACCGCTACCGCGCCGGGGACCTGCGCGCCCTGGCCCGCGCCGTGACGCTCGCCGAGGCCGGACTGCCCGCCGCGCGCCCCCTGCTGCGCGCTGCGCGGGAACGCGGCGCGCGCGCCGTCGTGCTGGGCGTGACCGGCAGCCCTGGCAGCGGCAAGAGCACCCTGACCGACGCCCTGATCGCGTTCCTGCGCGCCCGGGGGCAGCGCGTGGCGGTACTCGCCGTGGACCCCAGCAGTCCGTACAGTGGCGGCGCGATTCTCGGGGACCGAATCCGGATGCTGCGCCACCACGCGGACGAGGGCGTGTTCGTGCGCTCGCTGGCCAGCCGGGGCGCGCTGGGCGGCCTGTCCGAACGCACCCTGGGCGTCCTGGCCCTCCTGGAGGGCGCCGGGTTTGACTGGGTGATCCTCGAAACGGTGGGCGTGGGACAGTCCGAGGTGGACGTCGCCGCAGCCTGCGATCACACCCTGCTGGTGGTCACGCCGGCCGGTGGGGACGGCGTGCAGGCCTTCAAGGCCGGGATCATGGAGATCGCGGACGTGATCGCCGTGAACAAGGCTGATCTGCCCGGCGCGGACCGCACCGTGCGGGAACTGATGGCCGCGCAGGGCCTCGGCGCGCACGACGAGCACACCTGGTTCGCCCCGATCCGCCGCACGATCGCCGCGAAAGGCGAGGGCGTCGAGGCGGTCGTGGCTGCCGTCGAGGCCCACCGCGCGCACCTGGGTGACGATGGCCTGCAACGCCGCCGTGAGGCCCGCGCCGCCCTGGAAGTCCGCACGCTGGTGCAAGAACGCCTCCTGCGCCGCGCCCGCGACCTGGGCCGGGACCTCTACGCCCGCGTGGCGCGTGGGGACCTGGATGCCGACGACGCCGCCGACACCCTGCTGCGGGGGAACGCATGA